Part of the Salinigranum rubrum genome is shown below.
GCGCCGCAGTCGTTCGCTCTCGTTCCCTCTCGTCGGCGTCGACACAGAGCACGGCCGTCTCCGTCACGTCGGCCCCCTCCGTTTCTCGACGCCGAACCGTCGGTCGCCGAGCGGCGGACCGCTTCGCCCGCCCGACGCCCACCATCGCCCCTGCTCGGTCATGTACGGCTCAGGAGAGAGCGGTCGAGCCGATAAACGTTCGGTGCTCGCTATCAGCGTCGAAACCTCAGTAGCCGCATCGAACCGGGCGCTCCGGGAGGAAGTGAGAGTTATACACGGCGCGGTCCATCCGACGGACATGGGCGACTCTGATCTCGAATTCGACTTCGAACTCCTCCGCGAACTCACCGAGACCGACGGGGTTCCCGGGTACGAGGAGGACGTCCGTGCCGCGGTTCGACGCGAACTGACGGCGGCGACGGACGAGGTACGGACGGACGCGATGGGGAACGTCGTCGGGACCGTCGAGGGAGGCGACTACGAAGTCGTCGTCGCGGCGCACATGGACGAGATCGGCTTCATGGTGCGGCACGTCACCGACGAGGGGTTCCTTCGGCTGGACGCGCTCGGCGGGTGGGATCCGCGAATCCTGCGGGCTCAGCGGGTCCGCATCCACACGCGGGAAGAGTCGCTCACGGGTGTCATCGGCTCCGTCCCGCCGCACACACTGACCGACGAACAGAAAGAGAAAGAACAGCAGGTCTCCGACGTCCACGTCGACCTCGGCCTCCCGTCGGAGACGGTCGAGGAACGGGTCGACGTCGGCGACCTCGTGACGATGCAGCAGACGACGGTGCGGATGGGCGACCTCGTCACCGGAAAGGCGCTCGACGACCGCGTCTGCCTGTTCGCGATGCTCGAAGCCGCACACAGACTCGACGACCCCGCCGTGACGGTTCACTTCGTCGCGACGGTCCAAGAGGAGGTCGGCCTCCGCGGTGCCCAGGCCGTCGGCGTCGACCTCGACCCGGACCTCGCGCTGGCGCTCGACGTCACCGTCGCGAACGACGTCCCGGGGTTCGACGCGGCCGACCACGTGACGGAACTGGGCGAGGGCGTCGCGGTGAAGCTGAAGGATTCGAGCGTCATCACGACGCCGAAGGTGAACCGTCGCCTCCGCGACGTGGCCGATTCCGAGGGAATCTCTCACCAGCTAGAGGTCCTGCCCGCCGGCGGGACGGACACGGCGAACCTCCAGCGTGCCGGCGGTGCCGTCCCGGTCGGGGCGCTGTCGGTTCCGACGCGGTACCTCCACACACCGACCGAGTGCGCGCACGTCACCGACGTGGCCGCGATGGTCGACCTGCTCTCGGCGTTCGTCGAGAGCGAAACCGGCGAGCACGACTACTCTCTGTAGCCCGCTGAGGGACGGGCAGAGTCGTCGTCGAAACGGCGACCCGGCGGACACGAACCAAAGTATTCACTACAGGCGACCCCCAAGGCGCGAGCATGAGCGACACGCAGATGTCGCGGCGGGCGTTCCTGACAGCCGCGGGTGGGACGGCGGCCGTCGCGGCCGGGTCAGGGAACGCCGCGGCACAGACGACGGAGCCGGACTGGGGCGGCCACCTCGATGGCGTCGACGGCGGTTACCAGGACATGCGCGGACAGAGCGAAGTGACCGTGGAGGTCGGTGCAGAGGGCAACGGCGGCGCGCTCGCGTTCGCCCCGGCGGGCATCTGGGTCGACCCCGGAACGACAGTCACGTGGGAGTGGACCGGCGAGGGCGGCGGTCACAACGTCGTCTCCAGCGAGGGACCGGCGTCGCTCGACAGCGGCGCTCCCGTCTCCGAGGCCGGCACGACGTACGAGCATACGTTCGGAGAAGATCAGGTGGGAATCACGAAGTACCACTGTGCCCCGCACGAGGCACTCGGGATGCTCGGCGCAGTCGCCGTCGGGAGCGACATCCCCACCGTCGAAGTCGGCGGTGGTGGCGGCGGGAGCAGTGCGCCACAGGTCCCCGAGAGCGCCAAGACGCTCGGCGTCGCAACCACGTTCGCGATGGTCGCCACGCTCGGCCTCGCGTTCTTCTTCATGAAGTACGGCGGCGACTACGAGACGCCCGAGGAGTAGCGGCAGCGTCTCACCCTCCGTTTTCGCGTCGACCGCTCAGAACAGCCCGAGCGAGAAGCCGCGCTCGTCGATGGCTTCCCGATAGACGTCGAGGTAGCGGTCGAGGACGGCGTCGTGGTCGTACGCCGCGTAGTTCTCGCTCCGGGTGCGGGGCGGTTCGTCGGCGGCGTCCGAGATGGCCGTCGCCAGTTCCTGCGGCGAGGTGACCCGCCGCCCCCGCCCCGTACCGGTGACGAGTTCGTGCGCGCTCGACCCGGCCTGGTACTCGACGAGGCCGATACAGCCACACGCGAGCGCCCAGAGGAGTTCCGTCGCGAACGGCTCGTGTTCGGCCGTCTGAGCGAACACTCGCGCTCCCTTCAGGATCGGAACGAACTCCTCGGGAGGGAGGTCGCCGAGGAACGCGACCCGGTCGTCGATACGGAGGTCCGCCGCGGTTTCCTCTGTCGTCTCGCGCAGCGGCCCGTCCCCGATGACGGCCGCGCGCCACGTCTGCGTCCGCAGTTCGGCGAGCGCGAGGAGGAACGACTCCACGTTGCAGCCCTCGTCGAGGTCGTTGGCGTAGACGATGTCCGCCCGCCGGTCGACCGGAGCGTCGCGGACGAGGTCGACGTCGATGCTCTCGGGGACCGTCTCGATTCGCTCCTCGGCCGCGCCGTGTTCGCGAACCTGCGTCCGGACGAGTTCCGAGGGGACGAGGACCCGATTCGCCGCCCGGGCGGCGCGTTTGTACCCGACCCAGTCGTCGCCAGCGTCCTGCCACCAGTCGACGACGAGCGGGACGCGGAGGAGCCGACAGGCTCGCTTCGCCGCGACGACGTGCCCCGGCGGGCTGTTGACCGCCTGAACGACGTCGGGTTTCGTCTTCAGGAGGCGAAACGGGAGCTTCGAACCGAACGAGCCCGCTGCCGGCTCGTCGGTGACCGCGCGGTAGGTGACGTCGTTCTGGTCGAACGCCGGGAGGGTGCCGCCCCACCACCGCGCACAGCAGACCGTCACCTCGTGACCGCGGGCCGCGAGCGCCTCGGCGACCCGTCGTGTTCGTTCGGTCGCGCCGGTCTCGTGGTGCTGTGCCGTCCGCATCGAGACGAACGCGACGTGCATGCTCGCGGAGCGTGCGGCCGGCGTAATAAATCCTGCTAGAGCCCGAAGGCGGGCGGTTCGTACTGTCGGTCGTCCCCGTGTGCGGGACCGAGGACGGCCACACGCGTTATGTCTGCGCACTCGAAGACGGTGGTATGGACACCGACGCCGAGAGCGCCGCGACGGAGGCCGACACCAGACGACGGTTCGTCGCCTGGTACGAGGCGTGGTATCTGCGCGTCTACGCCGCCCTCGCCGTCGTCATCGTCGTCGCCGCCGGCTACGGCTACGCGACGGGTGCGCTCAGTTGGTGGAACGCGGGGGCATGGTCGCGACGCTCGCGGCGCTCTCTGGTTTCATCGCGTGGCGAGCGAGGGTCGACCCCGGATTCGGGGGAGGGTGACCACGAGTCAGGGGACGACCGGGAGGAGGAGCGCCTCGACGAACTGCCAGTCGTAGACGTGGTTGAGGAGCACGTAGGCGACGACGCCGAGCGACAGGGAGAGAATCCACGCGCTGGCGGCGACGCGCCCGACCTTTCGGTGGGTCCCCCCGGCGCGGAGTTCCTCGGGCGTGTGAGTGATTCCGAGGACGAGCGCGTGCAACACGACGGGGACGGAGACCACGGAGAGGACGATGTGAACCGCGAGCATCGCGAGGTACGCGTAGTACGGGAGGGTGGGGCCGACGAACTCCTTGGTGCCACCGCCGCCGATCTTCGTCAGGTAGAGCACGAGGAAGACGAGGATGAGGGCGAACGCGCCGACCATCGACGCGGCGTGTCTGCGAACCTCGCCGCGCCGGATGAAGCGCCAGCCGGCGACGAGGAGGAGGGTCGCTGCCGTGTTGATGACGGCGATGGCATCGGCGATGCGGTTGACCTCCGAGAGCGTGAGTTCCGGGAACACCGAGTCGGGGACGTACCCCAGAAAGGTCCCGATGACGAGCGCGTACCCCACCACGGAGAGCACGGCCGTCACGGCGGCCGGGTGTTCTTTGAGTGGACCACGCACGCTGGCTGTTGCCATATTCGTCCGTTGGGAGCGGGTGGATATCCGTGTTCGGGTTTATCGATAGAGGTCGCCCACGAGGTACCTCAGCCCCGTGTCGCACGCGACGGTGGCTACGGCGTCGTCGGGGGATGTCACCGTCGGCACCCCCTACAAGGGTTCATGTACGAAGACGCGGCCAGCGCGACCGATGCGCTGACCGAGACCGCACGGCGTTCCGCGGGTGTCCGGCACGTCGCCGTGTGGACGAGTCGTGCCGGCTGTTCGCCACTCCCCGCCGTTACCCCTCAATGACGCCGGTCACCCGTGCGACTTCGCGCGCCGCGTCCTCGCTCATCCCGTCGCCCAGGATGGTGTAGCGGTCGCGGATCGTGTGTGCCGTGGTGAGCGCCTCGATCACCACCTCGTCGTCGACGCCGAGTTCCCGCGCGGTCGTCGGTGCGTCGATGCGTTCGAGCGCGTCGCGGATGTTCCGCCACCGGCCCTTCTCGCCGCTGTGGAGGTACTCGGTCATGATGGAGCCGACGCCGACCTGATGGCCGTGCAGTGCGGTGTTCGGGATGAGTCGGTCGAGTTGATGCGAGAAGAGGTGTTCCGCCCCCGACGCGGGTCGTGAGGAGCCGGCGATGCTCATCGCCACCCCGGAGGAGACGAGCGCCTTCACGACGATCCAGGCGGCCTCCTCCAGCCCAGGCTTGATCGAGTCGGCGCTGTCCACGAGCATCTCGGCCGTCATCTCCGAGAGCGCCCCGGCGTACTCGGAGTACTCGACGTTCTTGAGCCGATGGGCCAGTTGCCAGTCCTTGACGGCGGTGTAGTTCGAGATGATGTCCGCACAGCCGGCCGTGGTGAGTTCCCACGGCGCCTGCGCGAGGAGTTCAGTGTCGGCAACGACCGCGAGCGGCGGGTCCGCCGCGACCGAGTGACGGGTGTCGCCCTCGGGGATGGACGACCGACCCGAGACGATGCCGTCGTGGCTCGCCACTGTCGGAACGGAGACGAAGCCGCAGTCGACTCGCTCGGCGGCCATCTTCGCGATGTCGATGGCCTTCCCGCCGCCGAGGGCGATGATGTAGTCGGTCCCCTCCGCCTGAGCGGTTTCGGCGACCGCCTCGACGGAGGCGAAGCTCGCCCGCTCGACGGTCACCGTGTGCGGTTCGACGGGGAACTGCGCGCGGAGCCGATCGCCGGCCAGCCGCTCGGGCGTCGGGCTCGTCACCAGCAGGGGCTGCCCCGAGAGGTAGAGGTCGTCGACGGCCGCCCCGACCTGGCCGAGGACGCCGTGACCGATGACGACGTTTCGCGGGAGCCTGATCCACGTCGACTTGTCGAACATGCTCAGCTATCGACGGGGGCGGGTCATATGGCTTCGCACTGCGTTTTCGCTCCCCAGTGCGGTCGACGACCGCGCGCCCGTCGCTCAGAGGAACGTCCCGGCGGCGTCCGCGAGGAACAGCAGACCGAATCCGACGAGCACGAGCGCCGAGAGCGCCGTCACCGCCGGGGCGAACGCCTCGACCCGCCGTTCGGCAGTGACGAGCGCCGCCGGGAACCCGGTGACCCACACGAGGATACCGCCGAAGAAGCCGACGATGAGCGCCGGGCTCCCCTTTTCGACGACGAGGAGCCCCGCGAGGTCGCCACCCACGTACGGCGTCTGTGCGAGCACGTCGAACTGCCCCGATTCGAGCAGGGCGACGCCGATGGTGAGCCAAAAGAGGATCTGGTAGGGATTCGCGATGGCGAGGAGGAACGCCTTCCGGAAGCCCGCGCCGGTCTCCCCGCCGTCGGCGGCCGCCTCCTCGGCCGGCGTGAACGACTCGCCGATCTCCCGAGCGGCGCCGTACGCGAAGTACAGCATGAGCAGGCCGCCCGCGCCGATCATCGCCCCACGAACCGTCGGGAACCGGTCGACGAACGCGACGACACCCAGCAGGGAGAGGACGAAGAACACCGCGTCAGCCGTCATCGCACCGAGGCCGGTCCGGAACCCGGCCGTCCAGCCGCGAAGGACGCTCTCCTCTGCGATGACGGCGTTCATCGGGCCAGGCGGGGCGGCGAGTGCGAGCCCGAACACCACGCCGGCACCGAGCGAGACGAGCGCGTCCTGCATCGCTCCTGCGTAGTGGCACCGAAGATAAAAACGCTCCCTTGTCTTGCGCCCCGAGGCCCGTTCAGATCAGCGCGAGAATCGCCTGGGAGACCGTCGAGACGACCGTCTCCCACACCGAGAAGCCGGTGACGAGTGCGAGGACCGTGTCGGCGGCGAAGAACGCGAAGAGCGCCGCGCCCGCGAGATGAGCCTTCCGCACGTCGAAGCGGTGAGAGAACCGGTGGAAGACGTACGCGTTCGCGATGCTCACCGGCAGGATGGCGAGCATCTCGCCGGCCCAGATACCCGGGTGGGCACCGTACTGGACGGCGAGGCCGATAGTCACGAGTTGGGTCTTGTCGCCGAACTCGCCGGCGGCCATCATCGCGAAGATGGGGACGAAGCTCCCGAACCGGTCGACGTCGAGACCGAAGTCGCGTTCGAACACCGACGGGGCGTCGACGTCGAGCGTCAGCCCCCCGTCGGTTTCCATCGACGCGCTCTCATCGGGTCCGACGCTCGTTTCACCCGGTTCGGGTGCCGCGCGGACGAGCAACACGGCGAAGAGCGCGAAGAGGACGGCGGTGATGCCGTCGAGAATCGCCGGGGGGAGGGCGCCCCTCAGCGCCGCCCCGAACCAGATTTCGAGGGCGGTCCAGCCGGCGAACGCCGTTCCGGCGGCCGCGACGACCACCTTCGGGTCGTACCGCGTCGAGAGCCCGGCGATGATGAACTGGACCTTCTCTCCGGGGAGGACGGCGAGCTGGGCGACGAACGCCACCGCGGCGACTTCGACCAGCCCGACCATCAGCCCTCGACCTCCGTTCCGTACTCGGTACCGTCCTCGGTGGCGGGGACGACCCGGATGGAGCGGGCGACCGCTTCGGGGAGCGACTGCTCACGGTCCCCCTCTCCCACCCGGACAGTCACCATCCCGAACGGCGCGACGTCGACGATTTCCAGACGGGTTCCGGGCGTGATGCCCGCGTCGGAGAGGTACTGCAGTTCCTCCTCGTCGCGGTCAGAGACGCGCGTGACGACGACCTGCTCGCCGACGGCGTGGTCGTCGAGCCGCGTCGAGTCGTCGACGTCGAGCGGGGTGAGGTCGGCGCTCGGGATGGGGTCGCCGTGGGGGTCGACCTCCGGGTCGCCGAGCGCCTCGGCGACGCGACGCTCGAACTCCTCGGAGATGTGGTGTTCGAGCGCGTCGGCCTCGTCGTGGACCTCGCTCCAGTCGTAGTCGAGGTGTTCTGCGAGGTACGCCTCCAGGAGTCGATGGTGCCGGATGACTTCGAGCGCGACCGTCTCTCCTTCGGGGGTGAGTTCGACGCCCTTGTACTTCTCGCGCGCGACGAGCCCGCGCTCTTCGAGCTTGCCGAGCATGCTCGTCACTGTCGGCGGCGTCTTCGCCAGCGCGTCGGCGATAGCCGACGTCGACACCGGCGGTCCCTGCTCCGTCTGCAGCGTGTAGATGGCCTTCAAGTAGTCTTCCATCACGTCGCTGAGCACGTCGGACTTCGCCATCTCATCGGTGGATACTGTCCCGACGAGAAAGAAGTTTGGGGTATCTAAACTTCGATGTGTACGCTTCGAAACGTGGGGCCGAACTCAGATACCCTGGCCCATCAGATGCGACCGGAGGATGTCCGCCGTCTTCACGCCCGCCTCCGTGTTGACGACGACGAGCCTCGCGTCGTCGTCGAACTCGTCCTGTAACCCGTCGGCGGCGGCGAATGCGGCGCCTCCGGCCGCGCCGACGTCGACCGCGGTGGTCTGTGCGGCGGCGACGGCACTCCCGAGAATCGCGTCGTCGTCGACAGTCACGACCCTCCCATCCGTCCCCTCGACCGCCTCTCTCACGAGGTCGCCGCCCCTCGGGTCGGGAATCTCCAGTTCGCCGACGATGGTGTCCGGCTGGTTCCACGCTTCGACCTCCCGTCCGGATTCGAACGCCGTCGCGATAGGCGCACAACCGGTCGGCTGGACCGCGATTATTCGCGGCAGGTCGTCGACGAGTCCTAATTCGTGGAGTTCGCGGAAGCCCTTCGTCAAGCCGTAGACGACCTCGCCGGTGCTCGCGGGGACGAACACCGCGTCCGGGACTCCGGCTTGTCCGACGAGTTCGTACGCGACGGTCTTGTACCCCTCGTGGCGAACGGGGTTGTCGAACTCCTGGAGGGTGAACCACTCCGATTTCAGTTGTGTGTGGAGCGCCTCGACCGCGTCGGGGTACCGGCCGCCAGCGACCCGCATGTCGCCACCGTGGACGTTGGTCATCGCCTTGTTGGGGAACGGCGCCCGCGAGGGGACGAACGCGTACGACCGAATGTCGGCACGTCCGGCGTACGCCGCCCCCGACTGTCCGCTGTTACCCGGTGAGGCGTGCGCGAGGAGGTCGGCGTCGGCAGCGCTGGCGGCCGTGACCGCGAGCGAGAGGCCGCGGTCGAGCACCGTCCCGGTGGGGTTCCGCCCCTCGTCCTTGATGTGGAGCGAGTCGACACCGAGTTCGTCGGCGAGCGCCGGAGCGTCGACGAGCGGCGTCCCACCCTCGTCGGCGCTCACGCCCGACTCGAAGGGGAGGAGGGCGGCGAAGTCCCACATCGAGCGGGCGTCGGCGAGGTCGGCGTGGTCCCAGTCGACGTGGGCGAGGTCGTAGACGGGGTCGACCGGCGCCCCGGCCTCGCTCGGTCCGGTCCGCGTCGGGTCGGCGGGGAGTTCCTCGCCAGTCGCCGTACAGCGCAACGCACAGAACGCGTCGCTCGGGTTCATACCCGAGGGTACGACCCGACGGGGGTATCCCTTCCGGTCCCGTGGTGACGTTCCGCTGGTGTCCCCGCGTCGCCAGCGACGTGACACGAGACGACGGGTCGTGAGAGGGCGTGACGCGTGGCACCCGTACCCGCCAGTCGTGGTATCACCTCTCGCGCAAGCGTTATCCGGCGGTGTCGTCTGTGTTCGAGCACAATGGCGAAAGGGAAGGTCGACTTCTTCAACGACACGGGCGGTTACGGTTTCATCGAGACTGACGACGCTGACGACGACGTCTTCTTCCACATGGAAGACGTCGGCGGGCCGGACCTCGAAGAGGGCCAGGAGGTCGAGTTCGAGATTCAGGACTCGCCGAAGGGTCCCCGCGCGGCGAACCTCGTCCGCCTCTAAGGCGGTCGTTCTTCAGCGTTTCTCACATTCTTTCACCGGCGAGCGACGCGTCCGCGCACCGACCCTGCCGCGTCGAACGCACAGTCTCTTTGTAACCGCCACCCCAAGCCGCGTCCATGAACGAGGAGCGATCCGTCGTGGTGTGCGGTGCGGGGCTGGCCGGACTCGTGGCCGCCCGACGACTCGCCGCCGCCGGCGCCGACGTCACGGTGTACGAACAGCGCGAGACCGTCGGGGGCAGGGTCCGGTCACGAGAGCGGGAGGGGTTCACGCTCGACCGTGGCTTCCAGGTGCTGTTCACCGCCTACCC
Proteins encoded:
- a CDS encoding M42 family metallopeptidase, with the translated sequence MGDSDLEFDFELLRELTETDGVPGYEEDVRAAVRRELTAATDEVRTDAMGNVVGTVEGGDYEVVVAAHMDEIGFMVRHVTDEGFLRLDALGGWDPRILRAQRVRIHTREESLTGVIGSVPPHTLTDEQKEKEQQVSDVHVDLGLPSETVEERVDVGDLVTMQQTTVRMGDLVTGKALDDRVCLFAMLEAAHRLDDPAVTVHFVATVQEEVGLRGAQAVGVDLDPDLALALDVTVANDVPGFDAADHVTELGEGVAVKLKDSSVITTPKVNRRLRDVADSEGISHQLEVLPAGGTDTANLQRAGGAVPVGALSVPTRYLHTPTECAHVTDVAAMVDLLSAFVESETGEHDYSL
- a CDS encoding halocyanin domain-containing protein, whose amino-acid sequence is MSRRAFLTAAGGTAAVAAGSGNAAAQTTEPDWGGHLDGVDGGYQDMRGQSEVTVEVGAEGNGGALAFAPAGIWVDPGTTVTWEWTGEGGGHNVVSSEGPASLDSGAPVSEAGTTYEHTFGEDQVGITKYHCAPHEALGMLGAVAVGSDIPTVEVGGGGGGSSAPQVPESAKTLGVATTFAMVATLGLAFFFMKYGGDYETPEE
- a CDS encoding glycosyltransferase, with the protein product MHVAFVSMRTAQHHETGATERTRRVAEALAARGHEVTVCCARWWGGTLPAFDQNDVTYRAVTDEPAAGSFGSKLPFRLLKTKPDVVQAVNSPPGHVVAAKRACRLLRVPLVVDWWQDAGDDWVGYKRAARAANRVLVPSELVRTQVREHGAAEERIETVPESIDVDLVRDAPVDRRADIVYANDLDEGCNVESFLLALAELRTQTWRAAVIGDGPLRETTEETAADLRIDDRVAFLGDLPPEEFVPILKGARVFAQTAEHEPFATELLWALACGCIGLVEYQAGSSAHELVTGTGRGRRVTSPQELATAISDAADEPPRTRSENYAAYDHDAVLDRYLDVYREAIDERGFSLGLF
- a CDS encoding DUF420 domain-containing protein, producing MATASVRGPLKEHPAAVTAVLSVVGYALVIGTFLGYVPDSVFPELTLSEVNRIADAIAVINTAATLLLVAGWRFIRRGEVRRHAASMVGAFALILVFLVLYLTKIGGGGTKEFVGPTLPYYAYLAMLAVHIVLSVVSVPVVLHALVLGITHTPEELRAGGTHRKVGRVAASAWILSLSLGVVAYVLLNHVYDWQFVEALLLPVVP
- a CDS encoding NAD(P)-dependent glycerol-1-phosphate dehydrogenase, translated to MFDKSTWIRLPRNVVIGHGVLGQVGAAVDDLYLSGQPLLVTSPTPERLAGDRLRAQFPVEPHTVTVERASFASVEAVAETAQAEGTDYIIALGGGKAIDIAKMAAERVDCGFVSVPTVASHDGIVSGRSSIPEGDTRHSVAADPPLAVVADTELLAQAPWELTTAGCADIISNYTAVKDWQLAHRLKNVEYSEYAGALSEMTAEMLVDSADSIKPGLEEAAWIVVKALVSSGVAMSIAGSSRPASGAEHLFSHQLDRLIPNTALHGHQVGVGSIMTEYLHSGEKGRWRNIRDALERIDAPTTARELGVDDEVVIEALTTAHTIRDRYTILGDGMSEDAAREVARVTGVIEG
- a CDS encoding LysE family translocator — protein: MFGLALAAPPGPMNAVIAEESVLRGWTAGFRTGLGAMTADAVFFVLSLLGVVAFVDRFPTVRGAMIGAGGLLMLYFAYGAAREIGESFTPAEEAAADGGETGAGFRKAFLLAIANPYQILFWLTIGVALLESGQFDVLAQTPYVGGDLAGLLVVEKGSPALIVGFFGGILVWVTGFPAALVTAERRVEAFAPAVTALSALVLVGFGLLFLADAAGTFL
- a CDS encoding TMEM165/GDT1 family protein, translating into MVGLVEVAAVAFVAQLAVLPGEKVQFIIAGLSTRYDPKVVVAAAGTAFAGWTALEIWFGAALRGALPPAILDGITAVLFALFAVLLVRAAPEPGETSVGPDESASMETDGGLTLDVDAPSVFERDFGLDVDRFGSFVPIFAMMAAGEFGDKTQLVTIGLAVQYGAHPGIWAGEMLAILPVSIANAYVFHRFSHRFDVRKAHLAGAALFAFFAADTVLALVTGFSVWETVVSTVSQAILALI
- a CDS encoding metal-dependent transcriptional regulator, which gives rise to MLSDVMEDYLKAIYTLQTEQGPPVSTSAIADALAKTPPTVTSMLGKLEERGLVAREKYKGVELTPEGETVALEVIRHHRLLEAYLAEHLDYDWSEVHDEADALEHHISEEFERRVAEALGDPEVDPHGDPIPSADLTPLDVDDSTRLDDHAVGEQVVVTRVSDRDEEELQYLSDAGITPGTRLEIVDVAPFGMVTVRVGEGDREQSLPEAVARSIRVVPATEDGTEYGTEVEG
- a CDS encoding threonine synthase, producing MNPSDAFCALRCTATGEELPADPTRTGPSEAGAPVDPVYDLAHVDWDHADLADARSMWDFAALLPFESGVSADEGGTPLVDAPALADELGVDSLHIKDEGRNPTGTVLDRGLSLAVTAASAADADLLAHASPGNSGQSGAAYAGRADIRSYAFVPSRAPFPNKAMTNVHGGDMRVAGGRYPDAVEALHTQLKSEWFTLQEFDNPVRHEGYKTVAYELVGQAGVPDAVFVPASTGEVVYGLTKGFRELHELGLVDDLPRIIAVQPTGCAPIATAFESGREVEAWNQPDTIVGELEIPDPRGGDLVREAVEGTDGRVVTVDDDAILGSAVAAAQTTAVDVGAAGGAAFAAADGLQDEFDDDARLVVVNTEAGVKTADILRSHLMGQGI
- a CDS encoding cold-shock protein, producing the protein MAKGKVDFFNDTGGYGFIETDDADDDVFFHMEDVGGPDLEEGQEVEFEIQDSPKGPRAANLVRL